Proteins co-encoded in one Acinetobacter lwoffii genomic window:
- a CDS encoding diaminobutyrate--2-oxoglutarate transaminase → MSVTSVNPATNSTNEYYLTRQSQMESNVRSYPRKLPLAIAKAQGCWVTDVEGTEYLDCLAGAGTLALGHNHPAVIQSIQDTIASGLPLHTLDLTTPLKDAFTEALLSYLPGGQEEYCLQFCGPSGADATEAAIKLAKTFTGRSSVISFSGGYHGMTHGALAMTGNLSAKNAVNGLMPGVQFMPYPHEYRCPLGLGGEAGVDALTYYFENFIEDVESGVTKPAAVILEAIQGEGGVVTAPVKWLQKIREVTEKHNIVLILDEVQAGFARSGKMFAFEHAGIEPDVVVMSKAVGGSLPLAVLGIKRKFDAWQPAGHTGTFRGNQLAMGTGLATINTIKEQNLAQNAQERGDFLQAELKKLAAEFPCIGNVRGRGLMIGVEIVDERKDADHMGSLPADGQLAAAIQTACFNNKLLLEKGGRNGTVIRLLCPLIITQDECVEVIARFKKSVAEALVAVRGA, encoded by the coding sequence ATGAGCGTTACTTCTGTAAACCCTGCCACCAATTCCACAAACGAATACTACTTGACTCGCCAAAGTCAGATGGAATCGAATGTGCGTAGTTATCCACGTAAATTACCGTTAGCGATAGCGAAAGCACAAGGTTGCTGGGTTACCGATGTTGAAGGTACTGAGTACCTTGATTGTTTAGCTGGGGCAGGGACGTTGGCATTAGGCCATAATCATCCTGCAGTCATTCAAAGTATCCAGGATACGATTGCAAGCGGTTTACCATTGCATACCCTGGATCTTACTACTCCTTTAAAAGATGCTTTTACTGAAGCACTTCTTTCTTATCTTCCGGGTGGCCAGGAAGAGTACTGCTTGCAGTTCTGTGGTCCATCAGGTGCAGATGCAACTGAAGCCGCGATTAAACTAGCAAAAACCTTTACCGGTCGTAGCTCAGTGATCAGCTTTTCTGGCGGCTACCACGGTATGACTCATGGTGCATTGGCAATGACAGGTAACCTGTCTGCGAAAAATGCAGTGAACGGTTTGATGCCGGGTGTACAGTTCATGCCGTATCCGCATGAATACCGTTGCCCATTGGGTCTTGGCGGTGAAGCGGGCGTTGATGCCCTGACTTATTACTTTGAAAATTTCATTGAAGATGTAGAAAGCGGTGTGACCAAACCTGCAGCTGTAATTCTTGAAGCAATTCAAGGTGAAGGCGGTGTGGTAACTGCGCCAGTAAAATGGTTGCAAAAAATCCGTGAAGTGACTGAAAAACACAACATCGTGTTGATTCTTGATGAAGTTCAGGCAGGCTTTGCGCGTTCAGGCAAAATGTTTGCATTCGAACATGCAGGGATTGAACCTGATGTCGTAGTGATGTCTAAAGCTGTAGGTGGTAGCTTACCGCTTGCCGTACTTGGTATTAAACGTAAGTTTGATGCTTGGCAGCCAGCAGGTCATACCGGTACTTTCCGTGGTAACCAATTGGCGATGGGTACAGGCCTTGCAACGATCAATACCATTAAAGAACAGAACCTGGCGCAAAATGCACAAGAGCGTGGTGATTTCCTGCAAGCTGAACTGAAAAAACTGGCTGCTGAATTCCCATGTATCGGTAACGTGCGTGGCCGTGGTCTGATGATCGGTGTTGAAATCGTAGATGAGCGCAAAGATGCGGATCATATGGGTTCTTTGCCTGCTGATGGTCAGTTGGCTGCAGCGATCCAAACCGCTTGTTTCAACAACAAACTGTTGCTGGAAAAAGGTGGTCGTAACGGTACAGTGATTCGTTTACTTTGCCCGTTGATCATTACTCAAGACGAATGTGTTGAAGTGATTGCTCGTTTCAAAAAATCGGTTGCTGAAGCACTAGTTGCAGTTCGAGGCGCATAA
- a CDS encoding substrate-binding domain-containing protein: MRFTNIALALAVTGATAVTTAHAARDTIQIAGSSTVLPYASIVAEEFGNTFPQFKTPVVGSGGSSGGLKQFCNGVGDNTIDIANSSRQIKSTELAECKKNGVNQVLEIKIGYDGIVFASNANKAAYKLRPQHVFAALAAQLPSNGKMVANPYTRWNQIDKALPNEPITLVIPASNHGTREVFQEKMVDAGCETYAAIKSLDKDAKKKACTTFRKDGRVVEIAGDYTETLARLKTSPSAVGVFGLGFYDQNRDRLRVATVNNVAPSEKTILNGAYPVSRPLFFYVKGEHLKSIKGLPQFTEYFLNKKVSGKGSKLEKAGLISMSDKERAAVLANFKAGKAVVVK; the protein is encoded by the coding sequence ATGCGCTTTACAAATATAGCTTTAGCATTAGCAGTAACCGGGGCAACTGCTGTAACGACTGCACACGCAGCACGTGACACCATTCAAATTGCAGGTTCTTCAACTGTACTTCCATATGCCAGTATCGTGGCAGAAGAATTCGGGAATACTTTTCCACAGTTTAAAACACCAGTTGTCGGTTCTGGCGGTTCTTCAGGTGGTTTAAAGCAGTTCTGTAATGGCGTGGGTGATAACACGATTGATATCGCAAACTCTTCTCGTCAAATCAAGAGTACAGAGCTGGCAGAATGTAAAAAGAATGGCGTTAACCAAGTCCTAGAAATCAAAATTGGTTATGACGGTATTGTGTTTGCATCGAATGCAAACAAAGCGGCTTATAAACTGCGTCCACAACATGTCTTCGCTGCACTTGCTGCACAACTTCCATCAAATGGAAAAATGGTCGCTAACCCGTACACGCGTTGGAACCAAATTGACAAAGCACTTCCGAATGAACCTATCACCCTGGTAATTCCTGCGTCGAATCATGGTACGCGCGAAGTCTTCCAGGAGAAAATGGTTGATGCAGGTTGTGAAACGTATGCTGCAATTAAGTCTCTAGACAAAGATGCTAAGAAAAAAGCTTGTACAACATTCCGTAAAGATGGCCGTGTGGTTGAGATTGCCGGTGACTATACCGAAACATTGGCACGTTTAAAAACTTCTCCAAGTGCGGTAGGTGTGTTTGGCCTAGGTTTCTATGACCAGAACCGTGACCGTCTACGTGTTGCTACGGTGAACAATGTAGCGCCTTCTGAAAAGACCATCTTGAATGGTGCTTATCCGGTATCACGCCCATTGTTCTTCTACGTAAAAGGCGAGCACTTGAAATCGATCAAAGGCTTACCGCAGTTCACAGAATACTTCCTGAACAAGAAAGTATCTGGCAAAGGCTCTAAGCTGGAAAAAGCAGGTCTGATTTCAATGTCTGATAAAGAACGTGCAGCAGTCCTGGCAAATTTCAAGGCTGGTAAAGCGGTTGTTGTGAAGTAA
- a CDS encoding phosphatase PAP2 family protein: MSLDQLNLYLFHILNVPDQASIWMINYASLIAHDLVYLFLLIFAIAWFRGSYEVKTGIIKAFIFTAITLLMSEVLSAVLNTPRPFVMDVGRTLIEHASTGSFPSNHMSIFSGIAFAYYFSPQRDLGRILIWTAWLVAWSRVYVGVHFPIDMLGAFLMAIIVNLAGLPLWWKYENQIINFILGIHYWVFSPLIRMGWIK, translated from the coding sequence ATGTCCCTTGACCAACTGAATCTTTACCTGTTTCATATCTTAAATGTACCCGACCAAGCCTCAATCTGGATGATCAACTATGCCTCCCTGATTGCGCATGACCTGGTTTATCTCTTTTTGCTGATTTTTGCTATTGCTTGGTTCCGTGGTAGTTACGAAGTAAAAACAGGGATTATTAAAGCCTTCATCTTTACAGCTATTACATTATTGATGAGTGAAGTATTGTCTGCGGTACTCAATACCCCACGCCCGTTTGTGATGGATGTTGGTCGCACCCTGATTGAACATGCATCGACTGGTTCTTTTCCCAGCAACCATATGAGTATTTTTAGTGGGATTGCCTTCGCCTATTATTTTTCACCGCAGCGAGACTTGGGACGAATTCTAATCTGGACAGCTTGGCTGGTGGCATGGTCGCGTGTTTATGTCGGTGTGCATTTTCCAATTGATATGCTGGGTGCATTCCTGATGGCAATAATAGTAAATTTAGCTGGCTTGCCGCTGTGGTGGAAATATGAGAATCAAATCATAAACTTTATTTTGGGTATTCATTATTGGGTATTTTCGCCTTTAATTCGAATGGGCTGGATCAAATAA
- a CDS encoding IS701 family transposase, translating to MIRRTKHASTATCTLPIYMGFLMTEPNSISCTQLAETYNISHDSVNRFLEREDYTPHDLYQEAIQHIDNNKLIVSIDDTVLDKPYSQHMDLVSYFWSGKHHRSVKGINLITLYATDQNGQNIPINFRIYDKSESKTKNDYFMDMLSEVLSWGAKIQFISGDSWYSSTGNLKTIRKHGIRFMFGIDCNRKVSPEKGQWFQLRLLPNFHQGQVVWLKDFGFVQLFKTQLKEQQRFYIVYQDEDDLLSFEGFHELHSSHWKIEQYHRVIKQVCHIEKFQVRRSKLILNHIFSALMAYVEIQKNQFERIFENVYRWQKKLFRPIIKNFIDDFILDKNHLLPQRVYK from the coding sequence GTGATCAGACGAACTAAACATGCTTCTACAGCAACTTGTACATTACCCATTTATATGGGCTTTCTCATGACAGAACCGAACTCTATTAGCTGCACACAACTTGCCGAGACTTATAATATCTCGCATGATAGTGTAAATCGCTTTCTAGAGCGTGAAGACTACACACCTCACGACCTATATCAAGAAGCAATTCAACATATTGATAATAATAAGCTTATAGTCAGTATTGATGATACTGTTTTAGATAAACCATATAGTCAACATATGGACTTGGTTAGCTATTTTTGGTCAGGCAAACACCACCGATCCGTCAAGGGTATTAATCTCATTACCTTGTATGCGACAGATCAAAATGGTCAAAATATTCCAATTAATTTCCGAATTTATGACAAATCTGAAAGTAAAACCAAGAATGATTACTTTATGGATATGTTAAGTGAAGTACTTAGTTGGGGTGCAAAGATTCAATTTATTTCAGGTGATAGTTGGTATTCATCGACTGGAAATCTAAAAACCATAAGAAAACATGGTATTCGATTTATGTTTGGTATCGACTGTAACCGTAAGGTTTCCCCTGAAAAAGGACAATGGTTTCAACTGCGTTTATTGCCAAATTTCCATCAGGGTCAAGTGGTCTGGCTCAAAGATTTTGGCTTTGTACAATTATTTAAGACTCAGTTAAAAGAACAGCAGAGGTTTTATATTGTGTATCAAGATGAAGATGATTTATTATCCTTTGAGGGTTTTCATGAATTACATTCAAGTCATTGGAAAATAGAACAATATCACCGGGTGATTAAACAGGTTTGTCATATTGAAAAGTTTCAGGTAAGACGGTCTAAACTGATTTTGAATCATATTTTTTCAGCCTTGATGGCCTACGTTGAGATACAAAAGAACCAGTTTGAGCGGATCTTTGAAAATGTATATCGTTGGCAGAAGAAATTATTTAGACCAATTATCAAAAACTTCATTGATGACTTTATTCTCGATAAAAATCATCTGCTACCACAGAGAGTCTATAAATAA
- the proB gene encoding glutamate 5-kinase has product MIEVVDGQRQLKGCKRIVVKIGSSLLTANGQGLDLDAISHWAGQIADLHNAGHEIILVSSGAVAEGMVRMKLENRPTDLPSLQACAAIGQMGLIHTWSSVLEKHQIRTAQVLLTHDDLADRRRYLNSCDALQNLIDWRVIPVINENDTVSTDEIRFGDNDTLAAMVAGQVHADLLIILTDQEGMFDSDPRSNPDAKLFHTVRAMDESLFDMAGGGGKFGRGGMLTKVRAARLAAKSGCPTLIASGDSDGVLSRLMSGELLGTLFVTDKDRMTAHQQWLAAHLQTAGRLVIDDGAVKAIKDNHRSLLPVGVKAVEGHFERGDVVECVDTQGHRIAVGRVNFSSRSADIVRGLASDKVHQVLGEARSLEMIHRNHMAIY; this is encoded by the coding sequence ATGATAGAAGTGGTAGATGGGCAACGTCAGCTCAAGGGTTGTAAACGAATCGTTGTTAAAATCGGATCATCTTTACTCACAGCAAACGGACAAGGTTTAGATTTAGATGCTATCTCGCATTGGGCGGGACAAATTGCAGATCTACACAATGCAGGACACGAGATTATTCTGGTGTCTTCCGGTGCTGTGGCTGAAGGTATGGTGCGAATGAAACTTGAGAATCGACCCACTGATCTACCCAGTCTTCAGGCTTGTGCTGCCATCGGTCAGATGGGCCTGATTCATACTTGGTCAAGCGTACTTGAGAAGCATCAGATTCGAACTGCGCAAGTATTGTTAACCCATGATGATCTGGCAGATCGTCGTCGCTACCTCAACTCATGTGATGCCTTGCAGAACCTGATTGATTGGCGCGTGATTCCGGTGATCAATGAAAATGATACTGTTTCGACTGACGAAATTCGCTTTGGTGACAACGACACGCTTGCGGCCATGGTCGCAGGTCAGGTTCATGCAGACCTTCTGATTATCTTAACGGATCAGGAAGGGATGTTTGACTCAGACCCACGGTCTAATCCAGATGCCAAACTGTTCCATACCGTACGTGCGATGGATGAAAGTCTGTTTGATATGGCCGGTGGAGGCGGTAAATTTGGTCGTGGTGGCATGCTGACCAAAGTTCGTGCTGCACGTCTGGCTGCAAAGTCGGGCTGTCCGACCTTAATTGCAAGTGGTGATAGTGATGGTGTTCTATCACGTCTAATGTCTGGCGAATTGTTAGGTACTTTATTTGTGACTGATAAAGACCGGATGACAGCGCATCAGCAATGGTTGGCTGCTCACTTGCAAACCGCAGGTCGTTTAGTGATTGATGATGGCGCAGTGAAAGCCATTAAAGACAATCATCGCAGCTTATTGCCTGTAGGGGTGAAAGCGGTTGAGGGTCATTTCGAACGCGGTGATGTGGTGGAATGTGTCGATACACAAGGTCACCGGATTGCGGTCGGTCGTGTCAACTTCAGTTCGCGTTCAGCAGATATCGTTCGTGGTCTGGCATCAGATAAAGTGCATCAGGTGTTAGGTGAAGCGCGTTCGCTGGAAATGATTCATCGCAATCATATGGCGATTTACTAA
- the pstC gene encoding phosphate ABC transporter permease subunit PstC: MNLLLIGVLLAIMAIAYQIGLSKSRSLAGKGSNSANLHSRPGYYGALVALWCGIPAFLILIVWNMVEPTFLEQVVLNHLPENVSASLDPASLSVVIDRVQALASGFGVSDTPAAYEVAAAEQLAKFSTIGTFAKLAVVISAALAGLVWAKKHISQEFRARNQVEKMINIGLALCSGVAILTTLGIVMSMFGEAMRFFSFVSPLDFFFGTQWNPGFSTSGSAEGSYGLLPLLWGTLMVSGIALLVAVPVGLMIAIYLAEYASPRFRSWAKPTIEVLAGIPTIVYGVFALMIIGPFLKSMGALVGLEINATSALTAGLVMGIMIIPFVSSLSDDIITQVPRALRDGSLGLGATKSETIRQVVLPAALPGIIGAFLLAASRAIGETMIVVLAAGNSPQLHANPLEAVSTVTITIVNQLTGDTDFASPQALVAFALGLTLFVITLGLNIVALIIVRKYREQYD; encoded by the coding sequence ATGAATCTGCTACTTATAGGTGTGTTATTGGCCATCATGGCCATAGCCTATCAAATCGGATTAAGTAAAAGCCGTAGCTTAGCAGGTAAGGGAAGCAATTCTGCAAACTTACACTCGCGTCCCGGATATTATGGTGCCCTGGTTGCACTATGGTGTGGTATCCCTGCGTTTTTAATTTTGATTGTTTGGAATATGGTAGAACCCACTTTTCTGGAGCAGGTGGTACTCAACCATTTGCCAGAAAATGTTTCGGCCAGTCTGGATCCGGCAAGTTTGAGCGTTGTGATTGATCGCGTTCAGGCACTTGCCTCAGGTTTTGGAGTGAGTGATACACCTGCAGCCTATGAAGTCGCAGCCGCAGAGCAATTGGCTAAATTCTCGACCATTGGTACCTTTGCCAAATTGGCAGTCGTGATTTCGGCGGCGCTGGCTGGTCTGGTCTGGGCCAAGAAACATATTAGTCAGGAATTCCGTGCACGTAACCAAGTCGAAAAAATGATTAATATCGGCTTGGCATTGTGTTCAGGTGTGGCGATTCTGACTACTCTCGGGATTGTGATGTCGATGTTTGGCGAGGCAATGCGTTTCTTCAGCTTCGTCAGCCCACTGGATTTCTTCTTTGGTACCCAATGGAACCCGGGGTTTAGCACCTCTGGCAGTGCCGAAGGTAGTTATGGTTTATTGCCACTGTTATGGGGCACGCTCATGGTCAGCGGGATCGCACTTTTAGTTGCAGTTCCGGTTGGCCTGATGATTGCGATCTATCTGGCAGAATACGCTTCACCGCGGTTCCGCTCTTGGGCAAAACCCACGATTGAAGTGCTGGCGGGTATTCCTACGATTGTCTATGGTGTTTTTGCCTTGATGATCATCGGTCCATTCCTTAAAAGCATGGGTGCTCTGGTCGGACTCGAAATTAATGCGACCAGTGCGCTAACTGCCGGTCTGGTCATGGGTATCATGATCATTCCATTTGTATCTTCTCTGTCAGACGACATCATCACTCAGGTGCCGCGTGCCTTACGTGATGGTTCTTTGGGCTTGGGCGCGACCAAATCTGAAACGATCCGTCAGGTGGTTTTACCCGCGGCTCTACCGGGTATTATCGGTGCGTTCCTGTTGGCGGCGTCACGTGCAATTGGTGAAACCATGATCGTGGTTCTTGCAGCCGGGAACAGCCCGCAGTTGCATGCCAATCCGCTTGAAGCAGTATCCACGGTCACGATTACCATCGTGAATCAGCTAACTGGCGATACTGATTTTGCTA
- a CDS encoding SIMPL domain-containing protein (The SIMPL domain is named for its presence in mouse protein SIMPL (signalling molecule that associates with mouse pelle-like kinase). Bacterial member BP26, from Brucella, was shown to assemble into a channel-like structure, while YggE from E. coli has been associated with resistance to oxidative stress.) encodes MRLLALTSLILASTLATGAFAAPAESLNYNVVNLSAEASREISNDEMHAVLYIERSNKQPAELATQINQLMNQAIATARKYPTVKIETGAQSTYPIYDNDNRKLKEWRGRAQIRLESKDFKATSQLIAELQQHFQTQSINFKVSDEKRKKVESELMIEATKNFQQRAQALTQTWNKPSYQLVNLNLNTNNYSPQPVPRMAMMKSASADMAVPEQEVAAGESQMTVSANGAIQFK; translated from the coding sequence ATGCGTCTCTTAGCACTTACCAGTTTGATCCTTGCCAGCACCCTCGCCACAGGCGCATTTGCAGCTCCTGCTGAATCTCTGAATTATAATGTTGTTAATCTTTCAGCAGAAGCTAGCCGTGAAATCTCAAATGATGAAATGCATGCTGTGCTTTATATTGAAAGATCCAACAAACAGCCGGCTGAACTGGCCACTCAAATTAACCAGCTGATGAATCAGGCGATCGCCACAGCACGCAAATATCCTACTGTGAAAATCGAGACAGGTGCACAAAGCACTTACCCTATTTATGACAATGACAACCGCAAATTAAAAGAATGGCGTGGTCGTGCCCAGATTCGTCTGGAATCAAAAGATTTTAAAGCGACATCTCAACTGATTGCCGAATTACAACAGCACTTCCAGACCCAGTCGATTAATTTCAAGGTATCTGACGAAAAGCGTAAAAAAGTTGAAAGCGAGCTGATGATTGAAGCCACCAAAAACTTCCAGCAACGCGCACAGGCACTCACCCAGACCTGGAATAAACCGAGTTATCAACTGGTGAACTTAAACCTGAATACTAACAATTATTCACCACAGCCAGTACCTCGTATGGCCATGATGAAATCTGCATCGGCTGATATGGCGGTTCCTGAGCAGGAAGTTGCGGCGGGTGAATCGCAAATGACCGTCAGCGCGAATGGGGCGATTCAGTTTAAATAA
- a CDS encoding pyridoxal phosphate-dependent decarboxylase family protein, with amino-acid sequence MVDFAEHRKALLCNDAASIADYQAGMDQATKAVAAWLQNDKMYTGGSIKELRSAIAFHPSKEGLGVEKSLERMVELFLNKSLKVHHPHSLAHLHCPTMVTSQIAEVLINATNQSMDSWDQSPAGSLMEVQLIDWLRQKVGYGAGQAGVFTSGGTQSNLMGVLLARDACIAKNWKDENGNPWSVQRDGIPADAMRNVKVICSENAHFSVQKNMAMMGMGFQSVVTVPVNENAQMDVDALEKTMAHLQSEGKIVACVVATAGTTDAGAIDPLKAIREITNKYGAWMHIDAAWGGALILSNDYRSMLDGIELSDSITLDFHKHYFQAISCGAFLLKDEANYRFMHYEAEYLNSAYDEEHGVPNLVSKSLQTTRRFDALKLWMTVEALGEELYGSMIDHGVKLTRDVADYIKATDGLELLLEPQFASVLFRVVPAGYPVELLDTLNQNVADELFARGEANIGVTKVGQVQSLKMTTLSPVATLDNVKNLLALVLAEADRIKDSIADGTYTPPIA; translated from the coding sequence ATGGTAGATTTCGCAGAACATCGTAAAGCGTTACTCTGCAATGATGCTGCATCCATTGCTGACTATCAGGCTGGCATGGACCAAGCGACCAAAGCGGTTGCGGCATGGTTGCAAAACGACAAAATGTACACGGGCGGCAGTATTAAAGAGCTGCGCAGTGCAATTGCATTTCATCCTTCAAAAGAAGGTTTGGGTGTAGAAAAATCTCTTGAGCGTATGGTTGAGCTATTCCTTAACAAGAGCTTAAAAGTGCATCATCCGCATTCACTTGCGCATCTTCACTGTCCAACGATGGTGACTAGCCAGATCGCGGAAGTGCTGATTAATGCAACCAACCAGTCAATGGACTCATGGGATCAAAGCCCGGCCGGTTCATTGATGGAAGTTCAGCTGATTGACTGGTTACGTCAAAAAGTGGGCTATGGTGCGGGTCAGGCAGGTGTATTTACTTCTGGTGGTACACAGTCTAACTTGATGGGCGTATTGCTGGCGCGTGATGCTTGCATCGCGAAAAACTGGAAAGACGAAAACGGTAATCCGTGGTCGGTTCAGCGTGATGGTATTCCTGCGGATGCGATGCGTAATGTCAAAGTCATCTGTTCTGAAAATGCACATTTCTCTGTGCAAAAGAACATGGCGATGATGGGCATGGGCTTCCAGTCAGTGGTCACTGTTCCTGTGAATGAAAATGCACAGATGGACGTAGATGCACTGGAAAAAACCATGGCGCATCTTCAGTCTGAAGGCAAGATCGTGGCATGTGTGGTGGCAACAGCGGGTACAACGGATGCTGGCGCGATTGATCCATTGAAAGCAATTCGTGAAATCACCAATAAATATGGCGCGTGGATGCACATCGATGCGGCATGGGGTGGTGCACTGATTCTATCCAATGACTATCGTTCTATGCTGGATGGGATTGAGCTGTCGGATTCGATCACGCTTGATTTCCATAAGCATTACTTCCAGGCCATTTCTTGTGGCGCGTTCTTGTTAAAAGATGAAGCGAACTACCGTTTTATGCATTATGAAGCTGAGTATCTGAACTCCGCTTATGATGAAGAGCATGGCGTTCCTAACCTGGTGTCGAAGTCACTACAAACGACGCGTCGTTTTGATGCCTTGAAATTGTGGATGACTGTAGAAGCATTAGGTGAAGAGCTTTATGGTTCGATGATCGATCATGGCGTGAAATTAACCCGTGATGTGGCAGACTACATTAAAGCGACTGACGGTCTGGAGCTTCTGCTTGAGCCTCAATTCGCGTCTGTCTTGTTCCGTGTGGTTCCAGCGGGATATCCGGTTGAATTACTCGATACGCTTAACCAAAACGTAGCAGACGAACTGTTTGCACGTGGTGAAGCGAACATTGGTGTGACGAAAGTTGGTCAGGTTCAGTCTCTGAAAATGACGACTTTAAGCCCGGTTGCAACGCTTGATAATGTGAAGAACCTGTTGGCGCTAGTGCTTGCAGAAGCGGATCGTATCAAAGATTCAATCGCTGACGGTACTTATACGCCACCCATTGCATAA
- a CDS encoding winged helix-turn-helix transcriptional regulator — translation MTNYAISPLLGQVLSTECPSREILEHLANKWSVLVLRCLSEGVHRFSELKQRIEGVSEKMLSQTLKMLEQDGFILRTVYPVVPPKVEYQLTITGSQAAEKIMYLIGWIEKSLPDILEHKQSVIK, via the coding sequence ATGACAAATTATGCAATTAGCCCGTTATTGGGGCAGGTTTTATCAACTGAATGTCCATCACGTGAAATATTGGAACACCTTGCCAATAAATGGTCGGTCTTGGTTTTGCGTTGCTTAAGTGAAGGTGTGCATCGTTTCAGTGAACTGAAACAACGCATTGAGGGGGTAAGTGAAAAAATGCTCTCCCAGACTTTAAAAATGCTTGAACAGGATGGTTTTATTTTGAGAACGGTTTATCCGGTGGTGCCGCCAAAAGTGGAATATCAATTGACGATTACCGGTTCACAAGCGGCTGAAAAAATCATGTATTTAATTGGCTGGATTGAAAAAAGCCTGCCAGATATTTTAGAGCATAAACAAAGTGTTATTAAATAG
- the cgtA gene encoding Obg family GTPase CgtA has translation MRFVDEAVITVEAGDGGNGVASFRREKFVPFGGPDGGDGGRGGSIYIQADDDTSTLVDYRYTRKYRAERAKNGRGANCAGRGGEDTVLKVPVGTTIVDVESGDIIGDLIEDGQRVKVAAGGDGGLGNTHFKSSTNRSPRKCTHGQKGEFREIRLELKVLADVGLLGMPNAGKSTFIRAVSAAKPKVADYPFTTMVPNLGVVDADSHRSFVMADIPGLIEGASEGAGLGIRFLKHLARTRILLHIVDVQPIDGSDPAHNAKAIMKELENFSPTLSKLPIVLVLNKVDQLAEETREEWCTHILEELQWEGPVFETSGLTAEGTKDVVYYLMDQIEEQREREAEDPEYAAEMKAFRDQLEAETREQTIAAKEAYREMRRQQRLAGILGDDEDDEDGDDDSDVEVYYVR, from the coding sequence ATGCGCTTTGTTGATGAAGCAGTCATTACCGTAGAGGCTGGCGACGGTGGCAATGGCGTAGCCAGTTTTCGCCGTGAAAAATTCGTGCCATTTGGTGGTCCAGATGGTGGTGATGGTGGTCGTGGCGGCAGCATTTATATTCAGGCTGACGACGACACCAGTACGCTAGTTGATTATCGTTATACACGTAAATATCGTGCAGAACGAGCAAAAAATGGCCGTGGGGCGAACTGTGCTGGTCGTGGCGGTGAAGATACCGTATTAAAAGTTCCGGTAGGAACAACAATTGTAGATGTAGAGTCTGGTGACATTATTGGCGACTTGATCGAAGACGGTCAACGCGTGAAAGTTGCAGCAGGCGGTGATGGTGGTTTAGGTAATACCCACTTTAAATCATCGACCAACCGTTCACCACGTAAGTGTACGCATGGTCAAAAAGGCGAATTCCGTGAAATCCGTCTAGAGCTTAAAGTTCTGGCAGATGTCGGCTTGCTGGGTATGCCAAATGCGGGTAAATCCACCTTCATTCGTGCTGTATCAGCGGCAAAACCAAAAGTTGCAGATTATCCATTTACCACCATGGTGCCAAACCTGGGTGTGGTCGATGCCGATAGTCACCGTTCATTCGTGATGGCGGATATTCCGGGCCTGATCGAAGGCGCATCTGAAGGTGCAGGTCTTGGGATTCGCTTCCTGAAGCACTTGGCGCGTACCCGTATCTTGTTACACATCGTTGACGTACAGCCGATTGATGGCTCAGATCCGGCACATAATGCTAAAGCAATTATGAAAGAGTTAGAAAATTTCTCCCCAACGCTTTCAAAACTGCCGATCGTATTGGTGCTGAACAAAGTCGATCAGTTGGCTGAAGAAACACGTGAAGAATGGTGCACCCATATTCTTGAAGAATTGCAGTGGGAAGGCCCAGTTTTTGAGACTTCTGGCTTAACGGCTGAAGGCACCAAAGACGTAGTTTACTACCTGATGGATCAGATCGAAGAGCAACGTGAACGCGAAGCTGAAGATCCAGAATATGCAGCAGAAATGAAAGCATTCCGTGATCAGCTTGAAGCTGAAACACGAGAACAAACCATCGCTGCAAAAGAAGCGTATCGTGAGATGCGTCGTCAGCAACGTCTTGCCGGTATTCTGGGTGATGACGAAGATGATGAAGATGGCGATGATGATAGTGATGTGGAAGTGTACTACGTACGCTAA